One region of Sphingomonas abietis genomic DNA includes:
- a CDS encoding energy transducer TonB: protein MAVAERVLPVAWERSAYQASRRFQIGPALASLLMVAGLLSGFLWLNVTPNRIAKHDLLTISLAITPPPPPKQPPAPLQKQVTVKPLQPAIVAPPPVVTVPAPPSPVATAPVPTPPRVIVAPAAPAAPVVSAAPPATPADGGDLSSKMIFAKPPSYPIESRRLHEEGTVVLAVLLSAEGQVAGISIAQSSGSDRLDQAALAAVRKWRWAPIVRNGQPVMVQGQVRMPFVLKH, encoded by the coding sequence ATGGCGGTTGCCGAACGGGTCTTGCCCGTGGCGTGGGAGCGATCGGCCTATCAGGCATCCCGCCGTTTCCAGATTGGTCCGGCGCTGGCCTCGCTGCTGATGGTCGCCGGGTTGCTGTCCGGCTTCCTGTGGCTGAACGTCACCCCGAACCGGATCGCGAAGCACGATCTGCTGACGATCTCGCTGGCGATCACGCCGCCGCCGCCGCCCAAGCAGCCGCCCGCGCCCCTGCAAAAGCAGGTGACGGTCAAGCCGCTGCAACCGGCGATCGTCGCACCGCCACCGGTCGTGACCGTGCCGGCGCCGCCCAGCCCGGTCGCGACCGCTCCCGTTCCCACGCCGCCGCGCGTCATCGTCGCGCCGGCAGCGCCCGCTGCGCCCGTGGTCAGCGCGGCACCGCCGGCGACGCCGGCCGACGGCGGCGACCTGTCGTCGAAGATGATATTCGCCAAACCACCGAGCTATCCGATCGAGTCGCGCCGCCTGCATGAGGAGGGCACCGTGGTTCTCGCCGTGCTGCTGTCGGCGGAAGGGCAGGTCGCCGGCATCTCGATTGCCCAGAGCAGCGGATCGGATCGCCTCGATCAGGCGGCGCTGGCGGCCGTCCGCAAGTGGCGCTGGGCGCCGATCGTGCGTAATGGTCAGCCGGTGATGGTGCAGGGTCAGGTCAGGATGCCGTTCGTTCTGAAGCATTGA